The nucleotide sequence CAGAAAAATTAAGTAAACAATCTGTACAAAAGTGAAGTGGAAGAAATTTCTAAGTCCATGATTTTCATAGATCTCCCATCGGATCAATGAGGGCCTTAGGGCCACAAATTTCACTTGTTCGACAAACAAGTATTAGAAAAACATAGCAGCATCTAGTCCCATAATTCATAGGCAACTCTGGGatctgaaaatattaaaaaaaaaaacactatcaATCAGAACTTACAATTTTCTTAGATGAACAAGATGTTCAGTTAAGGCAGCTCAGATATAGGCAGATTCAGCAGGGAACACAAGGTTTGGTATCGAGCAGAAATCAGAGTCCCCATGCATCAGCTTACAATATACTGAAAAACTGCAGCTTCTCGAAAAAAACTTGGCACAGACAACGGACCAGATAATTCAGCAGTCATTAGCTATTACATATACCGTCAGAGAACCCATGTTCAGAAAAGAAACTGGTGATACAACTTCCAGTAGTATCTGAACAGCTTTAGCGATAAACAGCTTCTACCTAACTTAGCGGTTCTGAACAATATAGACTCCAGATTCAGCAAGTTATGTATTGCCAGAAGTCAGTGGCTCTACATGGTGCAACTCTAGAAGAATTCCATCTTAAGTTTCACTGCTACTCTAAGAGAAGCAGTATCTTTAGGTTTTCTGAACTTTTTTCAGCTGGCTAGATTTACAGAATGGAAAAGTTTGACCTCAGCATCAACTTTTCTGTGAAGGGCAAGGGTTTCACTTGCAAAAGGCCTCCACAAATATTCTCCTAACTGTTTTAGCTGAATCTGGTTTGCATCAGCTGTGAACAAAAGTTTACCCTTCAGACAAACATTTCCAATCTTATCACATAGTCAAATTTTCAACAATGGCCCATATATGTGACAAACAATAATATTACTACAGCTTGAGACAATTCTCCATATTTGCCTTGAGTGGCTACAATCAAAGAAGACGTAGTATATATTGGTACCTAGTAATAAACAACTCGGATTTTTGTGTTTGCTATTGCTCCCCACTTTCCCAACCTATCAACTGTAGGTACTCTGTTCAAAAACAGTAACCAAGATATAAAGGAGAGCCTTGGTAAGCTCCTTTAGATTTGCGTTCTGATTAGTATCCTGAATAGTAGTGACCTTCATTTTTGATGAACTTATATGCAGATTTGAGGTGAAATTTGCCATTTCTGGAGAAATTCCATATAATCTCATCATGGTTATCTTTTCCAAGAGTGGCAAGTGAACATATGCTATTCCAAGTATTAAAATGGGAGTAGTTGCATTTGATCTCTAATTCAAGTCACCCTCACTTAAACAACTTTAGCTCACTCATCTTAGAAATACACAATAGAGGCATTGCCCATTAACAGGCTTATGTTGTCCGTTTcctattaaaaatttaatttattttccatGATACATAATCAAGTGACTGCATAAATCTCAACCTCCAAGGGCGATTAAGAAGCTTCTTTAAATTTCAAATAATGTTATTCCTTTGGAATCTTATAGAAAGGAATGCCTATTGTGTATCTTAGGAAGTTGGCCTTATATAAAATCTACCTTTGGCCTACACCATTTTCCTTCTTGGATGAACGCATAGATCCCCTTGGGACATTATGTAGATGCTCTTCACACTATAAGAATCTAGTAATTATTATCTCAAGACTTTTAATACGCTTAAGGAGTAGCCTCACGATAAGAGAATTGTCCTTTTGCATTGAGTTACCTCCGCCCTTCCTgtataaaataaaacttttgattTCTAGCTAAACAAAGTCCACCAGTCTAGAGCaatctctaaaatagatcttTAGAGAAGATATTGGATTCCCCAAGTATTTAAATGCTGCCCCCCTTCTTATATCCCTACTAATCTTGAGATATGGATCTTATCTCTGTTGCACAACCACTGAAATATAGTGCTGATTTTGCATAATTTGGTGAAAGGCCAAAAACCATAGAAAATATCTTTAAAACATTAATAATAGTTTATAAAAATAACAAACCCCCCAAAGGTAACCTCCTTAGGTATAAGTTTTCTTCATTGGTGCCCCACACTTTGTGTTGACCAAAGGGTGCATCCTGTCTCATCTCCCCCCTTTTTCTCTTCTCCAAATAATCTTGTTAAACAATTTTCATTTCCTTGACCTACATCAAACAATTTAAGAAATCATTTGATGGACCtaataaactttaaagaaaaaaaatcaggCATGATATGTATTTCTGAGAGTATGAGGAGCTCACATTCTAATGTGTCTTGGTCCATCAAGCTGTTTTGATCAAAATGGCTGCATAGACAAAAACGATTttaaatcacaaatagaactAGATACGATGGAGAGCTttggcacaacggtaaagttgGTCACGgattgcaaaaagcagggtacgGCTGCGTACGATGGATCCTTCCCCAGGACCCcgtatggcgggagcttcgtgcaccgggctgccctttaaaTAGAACTAGATACACATTCATAATACTGCATGTGTTTATAATATGATAAACCCAACTTTTTGTTTCTTGAATCAGCAATGGGGATGTGCGAGTTAACTGGGCACCGGTGACAAAAAATGGAGCCACACTAAAAACAGGAGATGTAGTTTCTGTTAGTGGGAAAGGAAGGTTAAAGGTAAATGAATGTTTTCCATTTTCCCTTCTGTTTATGAGCTTTATGTctttaattaactttttttttcatcCATTTGCTGAATCATTCATTGTTTCATGTATTGTTGTTAATCTTTGTTGTTGCAAAGAAAATATAGTTTCGTTGCTTAAATTAGTTTGAAAGGTTATAGTTTGCTATTTTCTATAATTTCTTGGTTACTCTTTTGATGTCCATTGTTTGAACTTAAAACTTAAAGCCATTTTGGTGGGCTTATTTAATGAATGAATCAGAATGAGAGGTTTGGTTCATGAAAACATTTAGAATAAGTTGGACGGTTaactagttttcataaaacctACCCTAGTTCTTCCTGTGATTCCAATCTGTTGAAGGACACTGAAAAAAAATTGGGACGATAAGTTCTTGTAATTCAGGATTCTATCTATGATCCCATTTTAACTCCAGAGCTGCAAGTTATTGGCCGACACGAAGTTTTTGAGTTCCATTCCATCTCTTTACAAGTAACTTGTCGCAGATTGGGGAGATAACAGAAACAAGGAAAGGAAAATACGCAGTCGAGTTGATCCGCTACCTGTAGGCCTCCATTGCTGATGGACATGGCTTTCCTCGCTCGAAGTTCTACTGCTGGTTCGAGATATCTCACTACACCGGCACCGAAACCAGCAGCATTCATCAAGAAAATGTTCACATTCTTGAAGATCTTACTATTTTGTTCATTTTCCCCCCCTCCTCTGCTTAATGCTTGTTGTTTGTAGATTCTTGTGGGTAGTTATCGACAGTTAAATTAGGGTTAGTCATGAATCTTTAGCCTCCCAGGAATGAACTGTTCATTGTTCTTATTGGCTTGCTAAATTCAGTAATTCATATGTTTTATTTGTTAAACTAAAGAAATTATTTTACTTCCCGTCCTATTTAAACAAAAGAAGGGGAGTCTTATTGTCCTCCGACCTCCttcatgaattttaaaaatagattatGTATGATAGATCTTTCCTTGGAACTCCGCATTGACGAGAATTACGTGCACAGGACTATCCTTTTATCCAATTTGAAACACTTGTTCATATGAACCATGCTTATCATCTAATGATTCCTTAGAAGGTATATAAACAAATCAACTAAGGAAGTTATGTAAAGGAATCGAGTTCACCTCAAGTTTAAACCAatctaaaattcataaaaaaaaaaaacaaaatcaaattggttattttattaaataaatttaaataacattTTGCTCGAATATCTTATTAAACAAATTTGAATAATAAGATGGAACTGTAATTTTgcatggattttggtcaaaattaaTGAGGATTTGGATTGTGGAGAGATTAAGCAAGAACATAGCGACCGGAGAAAAGGAGCTCCAATTTGACACATGAAACAGACAACTCTCCGGCCGCCGGAATATTCCAGCATCTCCATCTCCGTCGGGCACAGGCATCACAACTGAAAATCAAATCTATAATTCTCTGCCAAAACATCAAGGTGAAGAACTGGCGGACGGCGTCGTCGGAGAGGTGACGGGGAACAGCGACAGAAGCCTCGGCGGTTCCACCGCGCTCCTCGGCGGCGGGTGCAGGTAGAATCCCTTCTCCGCGATGGCTCGCTCCTCCTCGGCAACCGCCGCCGCCGCGGCGCGGTCGAAGGGGTCCGGTACCAGCGGCGTGATCGGGCTCGCCAGCGCCAGCGAGGGGAAGTCCAGCACGCTCGGCGACAGGGTCGCCGGAATCGAGGGCGCCGGCGGTCGGATCGCCTTGAAGGTCTTGAGGCCGCCGCGGCGCTCGTAGAGCTTGAAAGTTTGCTTCTTGGGACCCGGCGGTGCCGCCATGCCGTGGCCGGTGAGCTTCTGGACGACCCGCTTGAAGGAATCGGCGTCGGCCTGGACGAAGGTGGTCGGGCAGCCGCCGTCGTCCATGAATCTCGGCCTGACTCCTCCACTGCTCACTCCGACGCAGCAGCTGCTGGCGGCGAAGCGAGGAGAACCGCGACCACTCGATTCCATGAACCTCGCTCTGTTTTCTTCGcccccttcttcttctctcctccgttttcctctcttctccaataattctgaaaataaataaagaaagactCTGAGAGATCACGTTGACTTTGTTCCTAAAAACATTGCAAATTGTTTTAGAACATTTAAAATTAATCATACAGTTCGCAGTTCGCTTCGCTTATGTCAACGCTAGCAGATTGATAAATGCCACCATAATTGCTTTGACTTGGTGCTTGGAATTTTAGcagaaatgttttttttttccatgatATTGTCAACTTTTGCTTTGTTCTTCTTTGGTATTCATTGGTTGACTGCTAGATTATGATGAGATAATAATATATCTGAATATTTAATGATTTGAGATTCATGCACGAGAGCCTGAACAAAATTTGGAAGTTTCAGAGATTGGAACATcaatctgttttttttttgttcgaCTAATATGGAAGTTTATTTGATTAGTCTAGTAAATGGATTTAGAGCACAGTGTATGCAAATTCAAAAATCTAACTCTTCGGTCATCATCCACATAAGATATCCTATTCaaagattttatcttaaattttgaaTAGGATAACTAAAAAATCTTTACATCAgctatccattccctaaattatgCATCTATGAACAGTATTTATCTAAATTTAGGAAATAGattccattccctaaacattatagatgagagagaagaaatagggaagttgatatatgatgtattgaaaaatggatatccaaatttaataaagtaacttttttaccataaattatatattttggataGAGAAACTGGTGTGGATGGTCTAAGAAAAGGAGATAGATTGAACTTTGTAATGATATGAGTACTCCTTGACAAAATTGAATCCTAATTATCAATTTTAGTCTTCCATTAATATGatgaaagaatattttaatttgaataaaatcATCTTATAATAGCTATGACTTTATCTATAATAATTTGCAAATCACGGCAAAGGGCCTCCTACTTTCCAAGAACATCGCTTACTTTCAATGTTGTTGTAGTAATTCTAGACACTACAAAGTGCCACAACTAACACAATGTTATTGTATTATTGTAATAGCTATTTAGTAACTAAATACTACTTCGAAACTTtacaattattttaaagtaattttaataaaattcaaatAGTTGTAATTAAATTagtaaatgatattttaatataataatatttagaaTGTATGAGAATTCAatattttagaatttagaatttggaatttaaaatttaattacaatagtAGGAAGCAACTtctacaattattttaaaataatttaattttaactagcttaaagttttgataaaatttaagtaattttgacCAAACTAATGAATTAATAGTACTTTGTAtataataaatttgattaaaataaaataattaaaatttcataTTATAAATTGATATATAACTCTGGAAAAAGGGGGAAACATATTAAGAGGTTGAGAGGCTTAATTTACCCTTGTTATTTTATAATAGTTGTTAATATCCATGTTTTCCTTGTGGTGATTTGTGACTAAAGCAAGTTTTAGTTAGATCTTTTATTATTATACAATAGTGCGTCAGTTAGGGACGCATAGTCTTGTAGTCGAGAAGTCTAAAGTTGAGTTTGATTATCAGGATGTCACGACGTGAGGTTAATGTTTCTGTCATGTGCTTTTAActgtgtacctgtatttacctccctctatattCGTGGGACCGATTCTAAGGGCGGTTGACATGGcaatttcaatttatttattattattattattattatacaatAATTGGAaaatcatgttgagatttataAACAAGAGAAGATAATATCACGTTCACAAAATTATCAGTTTCCCTCTTCCATTTTGCTCGTCAAAACATGGACGATGAAGATGAACAATAAAGGAAGGTGAACGGTGTAAGAAGCTgaggaagatgatgatgatgatccaTTCGGGGAGGGGGCTGTGGCGGCGGTCAGGTCTCCCTGCGTGGAATTGCTCCCGGCGAGGTGCAACTCCCACTCCAACACAGCGTCGCCGGTGCTGATGTCGAGCTTGTGCGTCCTCGCGAGCACGTAGCCGAGGGCGAGGCGGAAGGCGCCGGAGCCGCCCACCACCGGCAGCTCCCGCACCGGCGCCGAGAGGGGGTCGTGGCCCACCACCTCCACCGTGCTCGCGTTGGCGAACACCAGGTTGAGGCTCAGCAGCAGCGCCGGCGCGTCGGCC is from Zingiber officinale cultivar Zhangliang chromosome 7B, Zo_v1.1, whole genome shotgun sequence and encodes:
- the LOC122007071 gene encoding VQ motif-containing protein 4-like: MESSGRGSPRFAASSCCVGVSSGGVRPRFMDDGGCPTTFVQADADSFKRVVQKLTGHGMAAPPGPKKQTFKLYERRGGLKTFKAIRPPAPSIPATLSPSVLDFPSLALASPITPLVPDPFDRAAAAAVAEEERAIAEKGFYLHPPPRSAVEPPRLLSLFPVTSPTTPSASSSP
- the LOC122004102 gene encoding dirigent protein 21-like translates to MASLRTNLLLLLSFAAAAAAAPETATSMRFYMHDTVSGASPSAVRVVRGPNSTGFSFGDVFVVDDPLTEGPAADSRAVGRAQGFYAFVSRRADAPALLLSLNLVFANASTVEVVGHDPLSAPVRELPVVGGSGAFRLALGYVLARTHKLDISTGDAVLEWELHLAGSNSTQGDLTAATAPSPNGSSSSSSSASYTVHLPLLFIFIVHVLTSKMEEGN